In Salvia miltiorrhiza cultivar Shanhuang (shh) chromosome 4, IMPLAD_Smil_shh, whole genome shotgun sequence, the DNA window TCTTTTGCATTTTTAAAGTTCCTGCACTCACCCTATTTTTATATATACCTACAAAGAAGATAATCAAACAAATCTTCCCTTAAACAAAACATTATATCCACTAATACTTTAAAGTAGTTTTGagtttatattatatattactaCAAAACTTTGAATACTATGTAGCATAAAGAAATAATCTGCACCAAATTTCGAGGAATCAATGAGAAGCTTAGTGCTTTCCTATGTCATAACTTTCATAAGGATAGATGGTTCCATCTAGAAATACTAGTAATAAAAAAGAAAGCTTAGATCAAAGCGTAGGCAGCAGACAAGAAACGGCAAAAGCAGAGCACAAAAAGAAGTTCACCGTGTAATGCTGACCAATAAAGGGTAACAGTGGTCTGACTCATAGTTGGGCCAGGAGTGATCACCGTTAATAATACTTTTATGCCGTCTCCAGATTTCTGCATCGTAGGTCTCGGTGATGGTGAAGTGCAGCCCACTAGCCTCAACTTCCAGCAGAAATTTGTCCAACGAATCGCCTCTTTTGGGGCTAAAAAGTATGGCTTCAGAGGGACCATGTTCTTTAAGCAAGCATCTGATTGTTCGAGCCAGCCCTTTGTGGAATTTCTTAAAAAAAGTGCTGCAAAATGACAAGCTAAAGTCAACACAATGAGCTTGATATAGTGATACAAAAAGTTCTCACATAAGTGCTTGCATGTGCAGCTAATGTATCATAATATATATGATTGGATGATCTTGAGCATAAGGCTCACCGGTAAACAAACTTCATCGGAATCTAGTCATTCCATGTCAGTACCCTTCATGAGCAATGCAGAATACCTATTTCCTAGTTTTACAACATTTTTTAATGCACAGGCAATAGATATATCATGTATAGTCACTAATTCTACATCCACAGATCTATCAATTCCTCAGCAAGAGCAAATTTAAATGTAGTGAATTCAGGGAAAAGCAGATGTGTGCATGAAATGACTTTTTAATTCATATAAACCAATTACCAGTCACTCGCAACAATGATGTCGAAGGTTCCAGAGATATCTGAGACTACATGCTGATCCCAGTGCAGGATCATTGACTTCACCTTTGTACTGCCGAGTGCAGCAGAGTTGATATTGATGTTATGCTGTATATCTGCTTGTTAAGAACCTTCATTCTACGTAGAACAATTCATGAAACATGCAGACCTACAATGTATTAAAAGTGGTCCAATAAGATCAACTTCTTTATTTCCATCAAAACAATCCTCAATGTATagaagtgttcatgcttagagtGTACTATTTTAAATCCCTTGGTGGCAGCACACAACATTAAGCTGTATACTACTCCTATGCATATTCTACCAGAAAAAGGTGAGATATACCACAGCATCATTATATTGATTTGTACTCAAAACTAATTGGTACCACTTAGATGCTGAGACTTCTTGCAGGCTTGAAGCCACGATGTTTCTATGTCATACTTATATCTTGGAAGTTTATCACCAAACAAAAAGTGGGGCTTCAAAAAGGTATTCAGAACTCTATTTTCCTGGTTTCCTATCTTAATTCAAGGTGCCAAGAGCTTGACAAGTACATAGCCCATTATTGTGAAAAATGCAGCATAATCAGTCATTTTGAGCATGCTGCACACTGCTAAATCAAAGAATTAAAACTGTCCAGAAAGTAGATACCATGAAGTAATATTCCTATACATAAGCCTGCCCTatcatttgattaaataaagTAAGAGGATACAATCAACAACTTGAGGGTTTCCATCTGATATCACCACTTCTAACGCTTCTGCAGCCATAGCAATAACAAAACCAGCAAGCCCGTACCCTGATCCAAGTTCAATAACTCTTTTATTCCTAAAAACATAGAGaatgaattagaaaaaaatcCAGCAGAAATGCTGTAGCAACCAAATGAATCAAGGTTATTAATAAACCTGAAAT includes these proteins:
- the LOC131023841 gene encoding calmodulin-lysine N-methyltransferase-like; this encodes MMKPDQPQSTPKPSSLRWQILRRALLRRPSNSHDSSENISLDKVSRRTRSGFNLIPCHLVNDGGEDPDSLSRRDVCFRYTLPLPSAPELCLRQRWEDCVDLNDFEVCNRYDIDNTGLVCQWPSEDVLAYYCMSHLDYFRNKRVIELGSGYGLAGFVIAMAAEALEVVISDGNPQVVDYIQHNININSAALGSTKVKSMILHWDQHVVSDISGTFDIIVASDCTFFKKFHKGLARTIRCLLKEHGPSEAILFSPKRGDSLDKFLLEVEASGLHFTITETYDAEIWRRHKSIINGDHSWPNYESDHCYPLLVSITR